The proteins below come from a single Gimesia alba genomic window:
- a CDS encoding thioredoxin domain-containing protein: MKFLTTVILSFVVLSGSASAAAPNGVLLDFTATWCGPCQKMSPLISRLKREGFPIKKVDVDQQPELARRFNVSSIPAFVLVVEGREVARSVGATTESNLRRMLARIPAQEAQPPASSNKEDSVIFAANERKAGQSSEAPIQLTQNETKPKKKSRGFNIPFFGKSKEEESVPVEEPVIRAQFGDAAGDHLVESPQAPVVNDWRASTVRIRVKDRKGMDLGSGTIIHSAVGRTLIMTCSHIFSELKNDSVIEVDVFQGEKFETYVGTLVRYNMEGDVGLISIPTSGVVAAAKVASIEHEVKAGDTVASIGCNGGELPTLEKIKVTELNRFLGPDNIECTGMPVQGRSGGGLFDRSGRLVGVCFAVEKDDQRGLYVGLPVIHKLLDDSKLTALYKQQPEIEQPAPEVKLAMAESREEMRAEPNQALLDEFLDRAMPSQSVTSATTGNPDLSQLQAALDQAGEAEVVCIIRPLNKPQSASRVVIINKASSKFVSYLSGEVSNQPQPTSARFQPDAVLTRKPQSQQRMRDERISRSLPRVASVQRQSRSQQPEEPTFRPPSSFRGTAGKTTVSNQQQREKIEQVKQRLERYRRSAASRR, translated from the coding sequence ATGAAGTTTTTGACGACAGTTATTTTATCATTTGTAGTTCTTTCCGGTTCAGCCAGTGCGGCGGCTCCCAACGGGGTGTTGTTGGATTTCACCGCGACCTGGTGTGGTCCGTGTCAAAAAATGAGCCCGTTGATTTCGCGTTTGAAGCGTGAAGGTTTTCCGATTAAAAAGGTTGACGTCGATCAGCAGCCGGAATTGGCGCGTCGGTTTAACGTCTCCAGTATTCCCGCATTCGTGCTGGTGGTCGAAGGTCGGGAAGTTGCCCGTTCCGTTGGCGCGACGACGGAAAGCAACCTGAGACGGATGCTGGCCCGGATTCCTGCTCAAGAAGCTCAACCACCTGCGAGTTCAAACAAAGAGGACTCGGTGATTTTTGCCGCTAATGAAAGAAAAGCCGGCCAGTCGTCAGAGGCGCCGATTCAACTGACACAAAACGAGACCAAACCAAAAAAGAAATCGCGTGGGTTCAACATTCCCTTTTTTGGTAAATCGAAAGAAGAAGAATCGGTGCCTGTCGAAGAGCCTGTGATCCGGGCTCAGTTCGGCGATGCTGCCGGCGATCACCTGGTAGAATCACCACAGGCTCCGGTCGTGAATGACTGGCGTGCGAGCACGGTACGGATTCGCGTCAAAGATCGAAAAGGGATGGATCTCGGTTCGGGAACGATCATTCACAGTGCCGTGGGTCGCACTCTGATTATGACCTGCAGTCACATCTTCAGCGAATTAAAGAACGATTCGGTGATCGAAGTCGATGTTTTTCAAGGCGAGAAATTCGAAACTTACGTAGGCACCCTGGTGCGATACAATATGGAAGGTGATGTGGGACTGATCTCGATTCCCACGTCGGGTGTGGTTGCTGCAGCAAAAGTCGCTTCCATCGAACATGAAGTCAAAGCCGGCGATACCGTCGCCAGTATCGGGTGTAACGGCGGTGAACTGCCGACACTGGAAAAAATCAAGGTGACCGAACTGAATCGATTTTTAGGACCGGACAATATTGAATGTACGGGGATGCCCGTGCAGGGACGTTCCGGCGGCGGTTTGTTCGATCGATCGGGCCGACTGGTGGGCGTTTGTTTTGCAGTAGAAAAAGATGATCAACGCGGATTATATGTCGGTCTGCCTGTGATTCACAAATTACTGGATGACTCGAAATTGACGGCGTTGTACAAGCAGCAGCCTGAAATCGAGCAGCCTGCTCCCGAAGTCAAACTGGCGATGGCGGAATCACGAGAGGAAATGCGGGCCGAACCCAATCAGGCCTTGCTGGATGAGTTTCTGGATCGGGCGATGCCCAGTCAATCTGTCACATCAGCGACAACTGGAAATCCGGATCTGTCTCAATTGCAGGCGGCTTTAGATCAGGCGGGAGAAGCAGAAGTGGTCTGCATTATTCGTCCGTTGAACAAACCGCAATCAGCCAGTCGTGTGGTGATTATCAACAAAGCCAGTTCCAAGTTTGTTTCGTATCTGTCAGGCGAAGTCAGCAATCAGCCACAGCCGACCTCGGCTCGCTTCCAGCCGGATGCAGTACTGACTCGCAAGCCACAATCACAGCAACGCATGCGAGACGAACGCATCAGCCGCAGTCTGCCTCGTGTTGCCAGCGTTCAGCGTCAGAGTCGTTCTCAGCAACCAGAAGAGCCGACCTTTCGACCTCCGTCTTCATTCCGGGGAACGGCTGGCAAAACGACTGTTTCGAATCAGCAGCAGAGGGAGAAAATCGAGCAGGTCAAACAACGGCTCGAACGCTATCGCCGTTCGGCCGCATCGCGTCGTTAA
- a CDS encoding isochorismatase family protein, giving the protein MNTLCKLAACLSLVLMTTTGLSAEDLKLQLRYQQETSKDSGRYHRLQRSENWKPEQTAIIVCDVWDYHHCLNAVKRLEQFAPRLDNLLKKARSQGVTIIHAPSDCMPAYQGHPARMRAMQVKHKGPIPEGIENWCSKIPSEERAVYPLDQSDGGEDDDPEEHAAWAKKLKSLGRNPALPWNSQSPLITINGDKDYISDKGDEVWRILESRGIKNVILTGVHTNMCVLGRPFGLRQLAKNGKNVVLVRDMTDTMYNPKRWPYVSHFTGNDLIVSHIEKYVCPTITSDQILGGQEFTFKRDQRPHLLIVMAEAEYETNQSLPEFAAKNLGKHFRVSMVFADDKDRNSIPGIEAIKDADVVLFSVRRRVLPKKAMQAIRDYVKAGKPVVGIRTASHAFSLRGKQPPEGLQDWPEFDAEVFGGNYHGHYANDLKSIVSINEAQKRNPILTGIPDKPFPQAYSLYEVLPLAKGTTVLMTAKAEGKPAEPVAWTFKRKDGGKSFYTSLGHPGDFKQPEYVRLLANGIYWAAGLDPANVSLSEKVTLHSAPHWSVVQIPGVEQAQKTKQSRWYRCVVRVPEKWMAGQPLLLKVAGAEGTEVNAWLNGTSLQKTDAGFQIDCQPVAKNDANLIVLQVKGMNQGSDFASVPQLISATSALPLAGRWQYRVGNQEQFANMPLPAKFGTVTDIVFKP; this is encoded by the coding sequence GTGAATACTTTATGCAAGCTGGCTGCCTGCCTGAGTCTGGTTTTGATGACGACAACTGGATTGTCGGCTGAGGATCTCAAATTACAACTCCGCTATCAGCAGGAAACGAGCAAAGACTCGGGACGCTATCATCGTTTGCAACGTTCAGAAAACTGGAAGCCGGAGCAAACGGCGATCATTGTCTGCGATGTCTGGGATTATCATCACTGTCTGAACGCTGTCAAACGTCTGGAACAGTTTGCACCGCGGTTAGACAACCTGCTGAAGAAAGCGCGGTCACAGGGCGTGACGATTATTCATGCTCCCAGTGACTGCATGCCCGCCTACCAGGGGCACCCGGCCCGCATGCGGGCGATGCAGGTGAAGCACAAGGGGCCGATTCCCGAAGGAATTGAGAACTGGTGTTCGAAGATTCCCAGCGAAGAACGGGCCGTCTATCCCCTCGATCAATCGGATGGAGGAGAAGACGACGATCCGGAAGAACATGCGGCCTGGGCGAAAAAATTGAAATCACTGGGACGCAATCCAGCGCTGCCTTGGAATAGCCAGTCTCCTTTGATCACCATCAACGGCGACAAAGATTATATCAGCGATAAAGGGGATGAGGTCTGGCGGATTCTGGAAAGTCGCGGCATCAAGAATGTGATTCTGACCGGCGTGCATACCAACATGTGTGTGCTGGGGCGGCCCTTTGGTCTGCGCCAACTGGCGAAAAACGGGAAGAATGTTGTGCTGGTTCGCGATATGACCGACACGATGTATAACCCGAAACGCTGGCCTTACGTCAGTCATTTTACCGGCAACGATTTGATTGTGTCGCACATCGAAAAGTATGTCTGTCCAACTATTACCAGCGATCAGATTCTGGGCGGCCAGGAATTTACCTTCAAACGCGATCAGCGTCCCCATCTGCTGATCGTGATGGCCGAAGCCGAGTATGAGACTAATCAAAGTCTGCCCGAATTTGCCGCTAAAAATCTCGGCAAACATTTTCGCGTGAGCATGGTGTTTGCTGATGACAAGGACCGCAATTCGATTCCCGGCATCGAAGCCATTAAGGATGCAGACGTCGTCCTGTTCAGCGTTCGTCGACGCGTGTTGCCGAAAAAAGCGATGCAGGCGATTCGCGATTACGTCAAAGCGGGAAAGCCGGTCGTGGGGATTCGGACTGCCAGTCATGCATTTTCTCTCAGAGGCAAGCAGCCTCCCGAAGGATTGCAGGACTGGCCTGAGTTTGATGCGGAAGTCTTCGGCGGCAATTATCACGGGCATTACGCCAATGATTTGAAATCGATTGTTTCGATCAACGAAGCACAAAAGCGAAACCCGATTCTGACGGGAATCCCTGACAAACCCTTCCCGCAAGCTTACTCGTTATATGAAGTCTTGCCGCTGGCGAAAGGGACGACCGTGTTGATGACCGCGAAAGCGGAAGGGAAACCGGCCGAGCCGGTCGCCTGGACGTTCAAACGGAAAGACGGCGGCAAATCGTTTTATACTTCGCTCGGGCATCCGGGAGATTTCAAACAGCCGGAGTATGTACGACTGCTGGCGAACGGCATCTACTGGGCCGCCGGCCTCGACCCGGCCAACGTGAGTCTTTCCGAAAAAGTCACACTGCACTCTGCACCTCATTGGTCCGTCGTGCAGATTCCCGGAGTAGAGCAAGCACAGAAAACAAAACAGAGTCGTTGGTATCGTTGCGTGGTTCGGGTTCCGGAAAAATGGATGGCGGGTCAGCCGCTGCTGCTGAAAGTCGCTGGCGCGGAAGGGACCGAAGTCAACGCCTGGTTGAATGGAACGTCTCTCCAGAAAACGGACGCCGGTTTTCAAATCGACTGTCAACCGGTGGCGAAAAACGACGCCAACCTGATTGTGTTGCAGGTGAAAGGGATGAATCAAGGGTCTGATTTCGCTTCAGTACCTCAATTGATCTCAGCAACCAGCGCACTCCCTTTAGCGGGACGCTGGCAGTATCGAGTGGGCAATCAGGAGCAGTTTGCGAACATGCCTTTGCCCGCGAAGTTCGGCACCGTGACCGATATTGTGTTCAAGCCGTGA
- a CDS encoding cellulase family glycosylhydrolase, with amino-acid sequence MRTCALIAIFYFISIINLTAAELDWIQVSQDGKSFVTAKEQTPFVPWGFNYDHDREGQLLEDYWNTDWKTIEQDFAEMKQLGANVVRIHIQFGKFMAAPDQPRAAALKKLGELLKLAEHTGLYLDLTGLGCYHKQDVPGWYDQLSDAERWQAQANFWSAVAKQCANSPAIFCYDLMNEPVVHGGKKKGTDWLGPGFAGKHFVQRITLSPDERPRPEIAAAWIKMLVDAIRKQDQRHLITVGLVPWSLERPGLQSGFVPDKISQHLDFICVHLYPEKGKVKEALETLKGFDVGKPLVIEETFPLKSSPQEFEEFLLKSKKHADGWIGFYWGQTREEYEKGKTIRDAIMAGWLKFFEENGRQFKEQH; translated from the coding sequence ATGCGAACATGCGCTCTGATCGCGATCTTCTACTTCATATCGATTATTAATCTGACAGCCGCTGAGTTGGATTGGATTCAGGTCAGCCAAGACGGAAAGTCATTCGTGACGGCAAAAGAGCAGACGCCGTTTGTTCCCTGGGGATTCAACTACGATCACGACCGAGAGGGACAGCTCCTCGAAGATTACTGGAACACAGACTGGAAAACGATCGAGCAGGACTTCGCCGAAATGAAGCAGCTCGGCGCGAATGTCGTGCGGATTCATATTCAGTTCGGCAAATTCATGGCTGCTCCCGATCAGCCGCGAGCAGCTGCGTTAAAGAAACTGGGAGAACTGTTGAAACTGGCCGAACACACGGGCCTGTATCTCGATCTGACCGGTCTGGGCTGTTATCACAAGCAAGATGTTCCCGGCTGGTACGATCAGTTGAGTGATGCAGAGCGCTGGCAGGCTCAGGCAAATTTCTGGTCCGCCGTCGCAAAACAGTGTGCCAACAGCCCTGCCATCTTCTGCTATGATTTAATGAACGAACCGGTGGTCCACGGAGGTAAGAAAAAAGGGACCGACTGGCTCGGCCCCGGGTTTGCCGGCAAGCATTTTGTGCAACGAATCACACTCAGCCCCGATGAACGCCCGCGACCCGAGATTGCAGCCGCCTGGATTAAAATGCTGGTCGATGCAATTCGCAAACAGGACCAGCGACATCTAATTACCGTCGGTCTCGTCCCCTGGAGTCTGGAGCGTCCCGGCCTGCAATCCGGGTTCGTTCCCGACAAAATCAGCCAACATCTGGATTTTATCTGCGTGCATCTCTATCCCGAAAAAGGGAAAGTGAAAGAGGCCCTCGAAACATTGAAAGGATTCGACGTCGGCAAACCACTGGTGATTGAAGAAACGTTCCCACTCAAGAGTTCGCCTCAGGAATTCGAGGAGTTTCTCTTGAAATCAAAAAAACACGCCGACGGCTGGATCGGTTTCTACTGGGGCCAAACACGCGAAGAATACGAAAAGGGCAAAACCATCCGCGATGCCATCATGGCCGGCTGGCTGAAATTCTTCGAGGAAAACGGTCGCCAATTTAAAGAACAGCACTAA
- a CDS encoding sialidase family protein, with amino-acid sequence MKKIIPTCIVLGLLIIGIGASAAEDSQPLTYEVDLRTVTEGFDGKTCWVQARAGAIPQTGPFPATVVLTTQKLLLTGSDVFYALNEFRTSDGEHWEGPIKHDTLARRRLSDTREIAICDFTPGWHAKTKKLLGTGHSVRYENNKVMHVRKRSVAYSVYNQKDHTWSDWTTMPMPDRPEFENCGAGSAQRVDLEDGTILLPVYFKTKTAIQYSSAVVLCDFDGEKLTYKKHGSAHTIPVKRGLYEPSITKFQNRYYLTMRNDEKGYVSVSEDGLNFSEPIVWKFDDGQELGNYNTQQHWVTHSEKLYLVYTRRGANNDHVFRHRAPLFMAEVDPKTMRVIRKTERIIVPEKGARMGNFAVVDISPFETWVVVAEWMQPIGIEKYGSNNRIYTSRIKWSRPSK; translated from the coding sequence ATGAAAAAAATCATTCCCACTTGTATTGTACTTGGTTTACTGATTATCGGAATCGGTGCCTCAGCTGCCGAGGATTCGCAGCCGTTGACGTATGAGGTTGATCTGCGCACGGTCACGGAAGGCTTTGACGGCAAAACCTGCTGGGTGCAGGCCCGTGCCGGTGCGATTCCCCAAACGGGGCCGTTTCCCGCGACCGTGGTGCTGACAACTCAAAAGTTATTACTCACCGGTTCCGATGTGTTTTATGCCTTGAATGAATTTCGAACCAGTGATGGCGAGCATTGGGAAGGGCCGATCAAGCATGACACACTCGCGCGCCGTCGTTTGTCAGACACGCGAGAAATTGCGATCTGCGATTTTACACCCGGCTGGCACGCGAAGACGAAAAAACTGCTGGGGACCGGGCATTCGGTGCGTTACGAAAATAACAAGGTGATGCACGTTCGCAAACGGAGCGTGGCGTATTCGGTTTACAATCAGAAAGATCATACCTGGTCAGATTGGACAACGATGCCGATGCCGGATCGGCCAGAATTCGAAAACTGCGGCGCCGGTTCGGCCCAGCGCGTGGATCTGGAAGACGGCACGATTCTATTGCCCGTGTACTTCAAAACAAAAACGGCAATACAATACAGTTCTGCAGTGGTGCTCTGTGACTTCGATGGTGAAAAACTGACGTACAAAAAACATGGCAGCGCGCACACGATTCCCGTGAAACGGGGCCTGTATGAGCCTTCAATTACGAAGTTTCAGAACAGGTATTATCTGACGATGCGGAATGATGAAAAGGGTTATGTCTCTGTTAGTGAAGATGGCTTGAACTTTTCCGAGCCGATCGTCTGGAAATTTGACGATGGTCAGGAACTGGGCAACTATAACACGCAGCAGCACTGGGTGACGCACAGCGAGAAGCTGTACCTGGTTTATACGCGTCGTGGTGCGAATAACGATCATGTATTCCGTCATCGGGCGCCGCTGTTCATGGCGGAAGTTGATCCGAAAACCATGCGAGTGATTCGTAAGACCGAACGAATTATCGTCCCGGAAAAAGGGGCGCGGATGGGGAACTTCGCGGTGGTCGACATCAGCCCCTTTGAAACGTGGGTTGTGGTGGCCGAGTGGATGCAGCCGATCGGCATTGAGAAATACGGGAGTAACAACCGGATTTATACCTCCCGGATCAAGTGGTCGAGACCTTCGA